In Nicotiana tabacum cultivar K326 chromosome 21, ASM71507v2, whole genome shotgun sequence, one DNA window encodes the following:
- the LOC107824402 gene encoding polyadenylate-binding protein-interacting protein 8 isoform X1, which produces MAAGAKEVCGETTVIEAPAVQSLSPNTDNNIISESNNGCVKESDPIPNAKSEYQMQDIVDMLKKLKLNPMAKEFFPSSYNNNNNNNNNNNNNRCDQMLLMSNFVPANKTPLGADGLQNNRRRGNNYNQGKRRMNNRAYKAQREDSIRRTVYVAEIDNNVTEEQLAALFSAYGQVVDCRICGDPHSRLRFAFVEFADESDSARAALCLCGTILGFSPLKVLPSKTAILPVNPTFLPRSEDEREMCARTVYCTNIDKKVTQADVKNFFETRCGEVSRLRLLGDHVHSTRIAFVEFVMAESAILALDCCGEILGSQRIRVSPSKTPVRPRLPRSTMQ; this is translated from the exons ATGGCTGCTGGTGCAAAAGAAGTGTGTGGTGAGACAACAGTGATTGAAGCTCCTGCTGTTCAATCTCTGTCACCAAACACTGACAATAATATTATTTCTGAATCTAATAATGGTTGTGTTAAGGAATCTGATCCAATCCCAAATGCAAAATCTGAATACCAAATGCAAGATATTGTTGACATGTTGAAAAAACTCAAGTTGAATCCAATGGCTAAGGAATTTTTCCCATCttcttataataataataataataataataataataataataataatcgcTGTGATCAGATGCTTCTCATGAGTAATTTTGTGCCAGCTAACAAGACTCCTCTAGGTGCTGATGGTTTGCAAAATAACAgaagg AGAGGCAACAACTATAACCAAGGCAAAAGGAGAATGAACAATAGAGCTTACAAGGCTCAAAGAGAAGATAGCATCAGGCGAACAGTATATGTCGCTGAGATAGATAACAAC GTCACCGAAGAGCAGCTTGCTGCGTTGTTTAGTGCTTATGGACAA GTTGTTGACTGCCGAATTTGCGGTGATCCACATTCCCGTCTTCGTTTTGCTTTTGTGGAGTTCGCTGATGAAT CAGACTCTGCGAGAGCAGCACTTTGCCTTTGTGGGACAATATTAGGTTTCTCTCCACTGAAGGTCCTACCCTCGAAAACTGCTATTCTACCCGTGAATCCAACATTCCTTCCAAGG TCGGAGGATGAGCGTGAGATGTGCGCCAGGACAGTCTACTGTACAAATATCGATAAGAAG GTTACTCAGGCAGACGTCAAGAACTTCTTTGAAACAAGATGTGGTGAG GTTTCTCGTCTGAGGCTTTTGGGGGATCACGTGCACTCAACCCGCATTGCTTTTGTTGAGTTTGTAATG GCCGAGAGTGCAATTTTGGCATTAGACTGTTGCGGTGAGATATTGGGATCCCAACGCATCAG GGTGAGTCCTTCAAAAACACCAGTGAGGCCACGACTTCCCCGTTCCACGATGCAGTAA
- the LOC107824402 gene encoding polyadenylate-binding protein-interacting protein 8 isoform X2, with product MAAGAKEVCGETTVIEAPAVQSLSPNTDNNIISESNNGCVKESDPIPNAKSEYQMQDIVDMLKKLKLNPMAKEFFPSSYNNNNNNNNNNNNNRCDQMLLMSNFVPANKTPLGADGLQNNRRRGNNYNQGKRRMNNRAYKAQREDSIRRTVYVAEIDNNVTEEQLAALFSAYGQVVDCRICGDPHSRLRFAFVEFADEYSARAALCLCGTILGFSPLKVLPSKTAILPVNPTFLPRSEDEREMCARTVYCTNIDKKVTQADVKNFFETRCGEVSRLRLLGDHVHSTRIAFVEFVMAESAILALDCCGEILGSQRIRVSPSKTPVRPRLPRSTMQ from the exons ATGGCTGCTGGTGCAAAAGAAGTGTGTGGTGAGACAACAGTGATTGAAGCTCCTGCTGTTCAATCTCTGTCACCAAACACTGACAATAATATTATTTCTGAATCTAATAATGGTTGTGTTAAGGAATCTGATCCAATCCCAAATGCAAAATCTGAATACCAAATGCAAGATATTGTTGACATGTTGAAAAAACTCAAGTTGAATCCAATGGCTAAGGAATTTTTCCCATCttcttataataataataataataataataataataataataataatcgcTGTGATCAGATGCTTCTCATGAGTAATTTTGTGCCAGCTAACAAGACTCCTCTAGGTGCTGATGGTTTGCAAAATAACAgaagg AGAGGCAACAACTATAACCAAGGCAAAAGGAGAATGAACAATAGAGCTTACAAGGCTCAAAGAGAAGATAGCATCAGGCGAACAGTATATGTCGCTGAGATAGATAACAAC GTCACCGAAGAGCAGCTTGCTGCGTTGTTTAGTGCTTATGGACAA GTTGTTGACTGCCGAATTTGCGGTGATCCACATTCCCGTCTTCGTTTTGCTTTTGTGGAGTTCGCTGATGAAT ACTCTGCGAGAGCAGCACTTTGCCTTTGTGGGACAATATTAGGTTTCTCTCCACTGAAGGTCCTACCCTCGAAAACTGCTATTCTACCCGTGAATCCAACATTCCTTCCAAGG TCGGAGGATGAGCGTGAGATGTGCGCCAGGACAGTCTACTGTACAAATATCGATAAGAAG GTTACTCAGGCAGACGTCAAGAACTTCTTTGAAACAAGATGTGGTGAG GTTTCTCGTCTGAGGCTTTTGGGGGATCACGTGCACTCAACCCGCATTGCTTTTGTTGAGTTTGTAATG GCCGAGAGTGCAATTTTGGCATTAGACTGTTGCGGTGAGATATTGGGATCCCAACGCATCAG GGTGAGTCCTTCAAAAACACCAGTGAGGCCACGACTTCCCCGTTCCACGATGCAGTAA